A genomic segment from Bradyrhizobium sp. CB1015 encodes:
- a CDS encoding NADP-dependent oxidoreductase has product MAQAKRIVLAARPVGEPKPSDFRLEEFAVPTPGPGEVLLRTIWLSLDPYMRGRMSDGPSYAAPVPVGGVMEGEAVSEVAASNNPDFAVGDIVRIRSGWQTHAISNGKGLIKVDPKLGPISTSVGVLGMPGMTAYTGLLDIGKPQPGETVVVAGASGAVGSAVGQIAKIKGARAVGIAGGKDKCDYVVQELGFDDCLDHRETDFPAKLKFACPDGIDVYFENVGGAVFEAVFPLLNPFARVPVCGLIAHYNDTEAKPPKWAASLMRATLTKRLTFRGFIVSDFAARHGDFLRDMSAWVREGKVKYKEFVTEGLESAPGAFIGLLKGANFGKQLVRVGPDKA; this is encoded by the coding sequence ATGGCCCAAGCCAAACGCATCGTTCTCGCCGCGCGTCCCGTCGGCGAACCCAAGCCGTCCGATTTTCGCCTGGAGGAATTCGCCGTTCCGACGCCAGGGCCGGGCGAAGTCCTGCTGCGCACGATCTGGCTGTCGCTCGATCCCTATATGCGCGGGCGCATGAGCGACGGGCCGTCCTACGCAGCTCCGGTGCCGGTCGGCGGCGTAATGGAAGGCGAGGCGGTCAGCGAGGTCGCGGCCTCCAACAATCCCGATTTCGCGGTCGGCGACATCGTGCGCATCCGCTCCGGCTGGCAGACTCATGCGATCTCGAACGGCAAGGGCCTGATCAAGGTCGATCCCAAGCTCGGTCCGATCTCGACCTCGGTCGGCGTGCTCGGCATGCCCGGCATGACCGCCTATACGGGCCTGCTCGACATCGGCAAGCCGCAACCGGGCGAGACCGTCGTCGTTGCCGGTGCGTCAGGCGCGGTCGGCTCGGCGGTGGGGCAGATCGCCAAGATCAAGGGCGCACGCGCGGTCGGCATCGCCGGAGGCAAGGACAAGTGCGACTACGTGGTGCAGGAGCTCGGCTTCGATGATTGTCTCGATCATCGCGAAACCGATTTTCCGGCCAAGTTGAAATTCGCCTGCCCTGATGGCATCGACGTCTATTTCGAGAATGTCGGCGGTGCCGTGTTCGAGGCGGTGTTCCCGCTGCTCAACCCGTTTGCGCGCGTGCCCGTTTGCGGCCTGATCGCCCATTACAACGACACCGAGGCCAAGCCGCCGAAATGGGCGGCCAGCCTGATGCGTGCAACGCTCACCAAGCGGCTGACCTTCCGCGGCTTCATCGTGTCCGACTTTGCCGCCCGCCATGGCGACTTCCTGCGCGACATGTCCGCCTGGGTTCGCGAGGGCAAGGTCAAGTACAAGGAGTTCGTCACCGAGGGCCTGGAAAGCGCCCCCGGCGCCTTCATAGGGCTGCTGAAAGGGGCCAATTTCGGCAAGCAGCTGGTCCGGGTCGGGCCGGACAAGGCCTAG
- a CDS encoding LacI family DNA-binding transcriptional regulator — protein MTDPAKPSYDDVVRIPAPPGRSNATGRPPRIEEVAERAGVAPITVSRVLRHPEKVNRKTRERILEVIEATGYASNPHARALRSGRSNVVVAFVSNILSQQFGLAVRSFAATLEPEGFEVLVGQTSYSYAKEVAMIQSLRGIRPAAVMFTGVIELEENRTALAELGIPVIETWAFPRDPIDMLVGLSNADAGAMAARRLAQAGHRRVAFIGRSSGRGALRRDGFRAAAAQLGLTIVHEILVGEVTGLVDGRAAFTALLERGGDVDAVFCANDLLATGALIEARARGLSVPRDLAVLGFGDNDVADQITPSLTTISFDAAAVGRLAGELLLARLSGTPRAEQRLAVDLFLVERGSV, from the coding sequence ATGACCGATCCGGCCAAGCCGAGCTATGACGACGTCGTGCGCATTCCGGCGCCGCCCGGCCGCAGCAACGCGACCGGACGTCCGCCGCGCATCGAGGAGGTCGCAGAACGCGCCGGCGTCGCGCCGATCACGGTGTCGCGGGTGCTGCGCCACCCCGAGAAGGTCAATCGCAAGACCCGCGAGCGCATCCTCGAGGTAATCGAGGCGACCGGCTATGCCTCCAACCCGCATGCGCGCGCGCTGCGCTCGGGCCGCTCCAACGTGGTCGTGGCCTTCGTCTCCAACATCCTCAGCCAGCAGTTTGGCCTTGCAGTGCGCAGCTTTGCCGCGACGCTCGAGCCGGAAGGTTTCGAGGTGCTGGTCGGCCAGACCTCCTATTCCTATGCCAAGGAGGTCGCGATGATCCAGTCGCTGCGCGGCATCCGCCCCGCGGCGGTGATGTTCACCGGCGTCATCGAGCTCGAGGAGAACCGCACGGCGCTGGCCGAGCTCGGCATTCCCGTGATCGAGACCTGGGCGTTCCCGCGCGATCCCATCGACATGCTGGTCGGCCTGTCCAATGCGGATGCCGGCGCGATGGCGGCACGCAGGCTGGCGCAGGCGGGACATCGCCGCGTCGCCTTCATCGGCCGCAGCAGCGGCCGCGGCGCGCTGCGCCGCGACGGCTTTCGCGCCGCCGCCGCACAGCTCGGCCTCACGATCGTTCACGAAATTCTTGTTGGAGAGGTGACGGGGCTCGTCGACGGCCGTGCCGCCTTCACCGCCCTGCTCGAGCGCGGCGGCGACGTCGATGCCGTGTTCTGCGCCAACGACCTGCTCGCGACCGGTGCGCTGATCGAGGCTCGCGCCCGCGGCCTGTCGGTGCCGCGCGATCTGGCCGTGCTGGGCTTCGGTGACAACGACGTCGCCGATCAGATCACGCCCAGCCTCACGACCATCTCGTTCGATGCGGCGGCCGTGGGACGTCTCGCGGGCGAACTGCTTTTGGCGCGGCTCTCGGGCACGCCGCGCGCCGAGCAGCGGCTCGCGGTCGATCTGTTCCTGGTCGAGCGCGGCAGCGTCTGA
- a CDS encoding succinylglutamate desuccinylase/aspartoacylase family protein, translated as MHTGLFHDIDFEKDQKWSGHLGIPFSIDRSPYYQLKIPIFRIKNGAGPKLLLMAGNHGDEYEGEITLTRLYRRLDAKDIKGEITILPFANWPAVMAARRRSPLDQGNLNRAFPGDAAGTPTFRLAHFLEHELFPRHDVVFDIHSGGTSMAHVPCALIERQGPPEMFGHALRLMEGLGMPFAFIAENGATAPTSMAAAARAGAIGLSGEFGGGGTVTPQTMAFTARAVDRLLLALGFVQAPVLGPHAPVERATELLALQSHAQAVFATRRGWFEPSVTVGARVKAGDIAGWYHDFERPDLPEEVLRFPDDGIVISQRLHTDSQSGDCLVQVGRALKREEVLGR; from the coding sequence ATGCATACCGGACTGTTTCACGACATCGATTTCGAGAAGGACCAGAAATGGTCCGGCCATCTCGGCATTCCCTTCTCGATCGACCGCTCGCCCTACTACCAGCTCAAGATCCCGATCTTCCGGATCAAGAACGGCGCCGGGCCGAAGCTGCTGCTGATGGCCGGCAATCACGGCGACGAATATGAGGGCGAGATCACGCTGACGCGGCTGTATCGCCGGTTGGATGCAAAGGACATCAAGGGCGAGATCACCATCCTGCCCTTCGCCAATTGGCCGGCCGTGATGGCGGCGCGCCGCCGTTCGCCGCTCGACCAAGGCAATCTCAACCGCGCCTTCCCCGGCGATGCCGCGGGCACGCCGACGTTCCGGCTGGCGCATTTTCTTGAGCACGAGCTGTTTCCGCGCCACGACGTCGTCTTCGACATCCATTCCGGCGGCACCTCGATGGCGCACGTGCCTTGCGCGTTGATCGAGCGGCAGGGACCGCCCGAGATGTTCGGCCACGCATTGCGCCTGATGGAAGGGCTCGGCATGCCCTTCGCCTTTATCGCCGAGAACGGCGCCACGGCGCCGACCTCGATGGCGGCGGCCGCACGCGCTGGCGCGATCGGACTCTCCGGCGAATTCGGCGGCGGCGGCACGGTGACGCCGCAGACGATGGCGTTCACCGCGCGCGCGGTCGACCGATTGCTGCTCGCGCTCGGCTTCGTCCAGGCGCCCGTGCTGGGGCCGCATGCGCCGGTCGAGCGCGCCACCGAGCTGTTGGCGTTGCAGAGCCATGCCCAGGCGGTGTTCGCGACGCGCCGTGGCTGGTTCGAGCCCTCTGTCACCGTGGGTGCGCGGGTCAAGGCGGGCGACATCGCCGGCTGGTATCACGACTTCGAGCGTCCCGACCTGCCCGAAGAGGTGCTGCGCTTTCCCGACGACGGCATCGTGATCTCGCAGCGGCTGCACACCGACAGCCAGAGCGGCGACTGCCTGGTGCAGGTCGGCCGCGCACTGAAGCGTGAGGAAGTTTTGGGACGGTGA
- a CDS encoding RidA family protein, protein MIKRYVVGSRMSQAVAAGGMVHIAGQVADDRKTGIVSQTEQVLAKIDALLKEAGSDRSKLIAVNVFLPHITDFDTMNSVYDAWIDPANPPARACVEARLADPDLRVEMTAVALL, encoded by the coding sequence ATGATCAAACGTTACGTCGTGGGATCGCGCATGAGCCAGGCCGTCGCCGCCGGCGGCATGGTGCACATCGCAGGCCAGGTCGCCGATGACCGCAAGACCGGCATCGTGTCGCAGACCGAGCAGGTGCTCGCCAAGATCGACGCGCTGCTCAAGGAGGCCGGCTCCGACCGCTCCAAGCTGATCGCGGTCAACGTCTTCCTGCCGCATATCACCGACTTCGACACCATGAACTCGGTCTATGACGCCTGGATCGATCCAGCCAACCCGCCGGCGCGCGCCTGCGTCGAAGCCCGTCTCGCCGATCCCGATCTGCGCGTCGAGATGACCGCGGTCGCCTTGCTCTAA
- a CDS encoding transporter substrate-binding domain-containing protein has translation MRKLKSFFSIAAALAVLAAPSLAKADKLQDVLGAGKIRVGILTDAAPWGFKDDKGEIAGLDADLAKLIAADMGVKLELVPVTGAARIPSLLSDKIDMLIAGLGATPERAQQVMFSQPYAVVNLGVYGAKSLPSAAGKKPDNLDGRSVAVAKGSTLDVWLTDNAPKVKLVRFEDTPAAIAAYLAGQADTFAENSAIALKVQDQNPTKEVELKFLIRQSPAHVGVRQGEQNLLNWINTDIFFNKLNGKLGALQLKWFKEEQSLPTL, from the coding sequence ATGAGAAAGTTGAAGTCCTTCTTCAGCATTGCGGCGGCCCTCGCCGTCCTCGCCGCACCGAGCCTAGCCAAGGCCGACAAGCTCCAGGACGTGCTCGGCGCCGGCAAGATTCGCGTCGGCATTCTCACCGATGCCGCGCCGTGGGGCTTCAAGGACGACAAGGGCGAGATCGCCGGCCTCGACGCCGATCTCGCCAAGCTGATCGCCGCCGACATGGGCGTGAAGCTTGAGCTCGTCCCGGTGACGGGCGCCGCGCGCATCCCGAGCCTCTTGTCGGACAAGATCGACATGCTGATCGCGGGTCTCGGCGCAACGCCCGAGCGCGCCCAGCAGGTGATGTTCTCGCAGCCTTATGCCGTGGTGAATCTCGGCGTCTACGGCGCGAAATCCCTTCCCTCAGCCGCCGGCAAGAAGCCCGACAATCTCGACGGCCGCAGCGTTGCTGTGGCCAAGGGCTCGACGCTCGACGTCTGGCTCACCGACAACGCGCCGAAGGTGAAGCTGGTGCGCTTCGAGGACACGCCGGCCGCGATTGCGGCCTATCTCGCCGGACAGGCCGACACGTTCGCGGAGAACAGCGCCATTGCACTGAAGGTGCAGGACCAGAACCCGACCAAGGAGGTCGAGCTGAAGTTCCTGATCCGCCAGTCGCCGGCCCATGTCGGCGTCCGCCAGGGCGAGCAGAACCTGCTCAACTGGATCAACACCGACATCTTCTTCAACAAGCTCAACGGCAAGCTCGGCGCGCTTCAGCTGAAATGGTTCAAGGAAGAGCAGTCGCTACCGACGCTGTGA
- a CDS encoding amino acid ABC transporter ATP-binding protein, which translates to MALVEIRDVRKTFGKVEVLKGVSLDVEEGEIVTIIGRSGSGKSTLLRCINALESVDSGEIRVEGQKVHAKMPDLKKFRQRVGIVFQAFNLFPHLKVERNITLAPLLTGRIEKAKARALAEDVLTRVGLADKIEAWPEQLSGGQQQRVAIARCLAMAPHLMLFDEVTSALDPELVGEVLKVMEAMAEQGMTMILVTHEMGFARNVADRIVFMHQGRVWEQGPPAKLFANPETSELASFIASAK; encoded by the coding sequence ATGGCTCTCGTTGAAATCCGCGACGTGCGCAAGACATTCGGCAAGGTCGAGGTGCTCAAGGGCGTCTCGCTCGACGTCGAGGAAGGCGAGATCGTCACCATCATCGGCCGCTCCGGCTCGGGCAAGTCGACCCTGCTCCGCTGCATCAACGCGCTGGAAAGCGTCGATTCCGGCGAGATCCGGGTCGAGGGCCAGAAGGTCCACGCCAAAATGCCTGACCTGAAGAAATTCCGTCAGCGCGTCGGCATCGTGTTCCAGGCCTTCAATTTGTTTCCGCATCTGAAGGTCGAGCGCAACATCACGCTCGCCCCGCTGCTCACCGGCCGCATCGAGAAGGCTAAAGCGCGTGCGCTGGCCGAGGACGTGCTGACCCGCGTCGGGCTCGCCGACAAGATCGAAGCCTGGCCCGAGCAGCTCTCCGGCGGCCAGCAGCAGCGCGTCGCCATCGCCCGCTGTCTCGCCATGGCGCCTCACCTCATGCTGTTCGACGAGGTGACCTCGGCGCTCGACCCCGAGCTCGTCGGCGAAGTCCTGAAAGTGATGGAAGCGATGGCGGAACAGGGCATGACCATGATCCTGGTCACCCACGAGATGGGCTTTGCCCGCAACGTCGCCGACCGCATCGTCTTCATGCATCAGGGCCGCGTCTGGGAACAGGGGCCACCGGCAAAACTGTTCGCCAATCCTGAGACATCCGAGCTCGCAAGCTTCATCGCATCTGCCAAATGA